From a region of the bacterium genome:
- a CDS encoding EamA family transporter, which translates to MDRTRKARAYLGVATVIWGSTFIVLKLLLTRATPWLLVGVRFSLAAAVCLVILLWRRWRVEGKVLRRGAFLGLLLLGGYALQTLGLVYTG; encoded by the coding sequence ATGGACCGGACCCGTAAAGCCAGAGCTTACCTCGGCGTCGCCACCGTCATCTGGGGCTCGACCTTCATCGTGCTCAAGCTCCTCTTGACGCGGGCCACCCCGTGGCTGTTGGTGGGGGTGCGGTTCAGCCTGGCCGCGGCGGTCTGCCTCGTGATTCTTCTCTGGCGGCGGTGGCGCGTCGAGGGCAAGGTTCTCCGGCGCGGGGCCTTCCTCGGCCTTTTGCTCCTGGGGGGGTACGCCCTGCAGACTCTGGGGCTGGTGTACACGGG